A single region of the Lacerta agilis isolate rLacAgi1 chromosome 9, rLacAgi1.pri, whole genome shotgun sequence genome encodes:
- the UBE2K gene encoding ubiquitin-conjugating enzyme E2 K isoform X1, protein MANIAVQRIKREFKEVLKSEETSKNQIKVDLVDENFTELRGEIAGPPDTPYEGGRYQLEIKIPETYPFNPPKVRFITKIWHPNISSVTGAICLDILKDQWAAAMTLRTVLLSLQALLAAAEPDDPQDAVVANQYKQNPEMFKQTARLWAHVYAGAPVSSPEYTKKIENLCAMGFDRNAVIVALSSKSWDVETATELLLSN, encoded by the exons acgagcaaaaatcaaattaaagtagATCTTGTAGATGAAAATTTTACAGAACTAAGAGGAGAAATAGCAGGACCTCCGGACACACCGTATGAAG GAGGAAGATATCAACTAGAAATAAAAATTCCAGAAACGTATCCATTTAATCCCCCAAAG GTGCGGTTTATCACAAAAATATGGCATCCTAATATTAGCTCAGTCACTGGGGCTATTTGTTTGGATATCCTAAAAGATCAATG GGCTGCAGCAATGACTCTTAGGACAGTGTTGTTATCACTGCAAGCACTCTTGGCAGCTGCAGAACCTGATGACCCCCAGGATGCAGTAGTGGCAAATCAG TACAAACAAAATCCAGAAATGTTTAAACAGACAGCTCGACTTTGGGCACACGTGTATGCTGGAGCACCAGTTTCTAGTCCGGAATACACCAAAAAGATAGAAAACCTTTGTGCTATGGGCTTTGATAGG AATGCAGTAATAGTGGCCTTGTCATCAAAATCATGGGATGTAGAGACAGCAACAGAACTACTTCTGAGTAACTGA
- the UBE2K gene encoding ubiquitin-conjugating enzyme E2 K isoform X2, protein MTLRTVLLSLQALLAAAEPDDPQDAVVANQYKQNPEMFKQTARLWAHVYAGAPVSSPEYTKKIENLCAMGFDRNAVIVALSSKSWDVETATELLLSN, encoded by the exons ATGACTCTTAGGACAGTGTTGTTATCACTGCAAGCACTCTTGGCAGCTGCAGAACCTGATGACCCCCAGGATGCAGTAGTGGCAAATCAG TACAAACAAAATCCAGAAATGTTTAAACAGACAGCTCGACTTTGGGCACACGTGTATGCTGGAGCACCAGTTTCTAGTCCGGAATACACCAAAAAGATAGAAAACCTTTGTGCTATGGGCTTTGATAGG AATGCAGTAATAGTGGCCTTGTCATCAAAATCATGGGATGTAGAGACAGCAACAGAACTACTTCTGAGTAACTGA